ATTCAGAGTGACAATTTGGGCAGTACATATGAGGATCTCTTATTAAAATGAAAAATGGGAAAATTTTAGTAATTTATCCTACTGATTGGGGCACTACCCCAGGATAATGAATCTAAAAACGCCCCCGTGCGGGGGCGCGGATTGAAACGATGGTCTAGAAAAAAAATAGAGTAGCTACCACCACTATCACCATGCCAGAAAGAGCAATTATAAGATTTTCTTGCAATAGTCCGCGTTGCGCCATGCGGAGATGATTTCCAACATCAAGGACGCTCGTGGCGACGTGATCAACGATGCGGTCAACGATGCGGTTATCGAACAATCCTATATGGAATGCAATTATTTTTAATGGAATTAAGCCACTGCGGAGATAACTTTCACCGACGATATTATCCACGAGTTGAACTCGCTTTTGCGCGAACCATAAAAACCCTTGCCCACCCTTGCGATACAACCAGTCAGTGTCAATGCTAATGGTTGGCTCGGGAATAAGTTTATCGCGGAGTAAGAAAAAGCCAAGCGCGGTAAAAAGCAAAATCTGTAACGTCTCGGAAATATGATAAGACGTATAGGGCTGATATTCGATTGGTTGAAATGGCAGCATATTATAAAGGTAAGGTGTATAAATGCCGATAAAAATACATAACCCTGAAGTAATTGCCATAGCCGCATTCATATTCCATACCGGGTCAGCAGCGCGATTCCAAACTTCCCGCGAGCAATTATTTTTTCCAAACCAGATGAAGTATGGAACCTTCAGACCGGTATGAAGGAACGTACCTGCTGAGGCAAGCATTAATGCAAAACCGACCCAAAGTTTGTGACTTTCAAAACCTGCTGCCACAATCATCGATTTGCTGACGAATCCGCTAAAGAACGGAAATGCTGAAATCGAAAGCCCACCAATGAGTGTAAATAGCAATGTCCATGGCATTCGCGCGTAAAGTCCGCCGAGTTTCGTGAAACGACTTTCGCCCGTCATGTGCAATACACTGCCGCAACCCATGAAGAGCAAGCCTTTATAGAGAATATGCGCGAAGGCATGGGCACAGACGCCGTTAAGAGCCAGCCGACCAAACGATGTATCGAGATCGGCCAATCCTGTCCCGGCAACCATGTAACCGACTTGGCTGATAATGTGGTACGCCAGTAGTCGACGACTGTCATTTTCAAGCACGGCATAGACAACGCCATAGAGAGCCATGATTACGCCAAGTGGCACGAGAATTTCCATGCCGGGTAAACCACGACACAGCGCGTAAACCGCTGT
The sequence above is a segment of the Gammaproteobacteria bacterium genome. Coding sequences within it:
- a CDS encoding multicomponent Na+:H+ antiporter subunit D, which translates into the protein MNNPWIHPALPFFLGAALLPFIPKRFRKYWLLFVPSFAFIRTMFLTSGKFGAVPFLDWTLTFGRVDELSLVFGYIMGLMAVIGTLYGLHVKRTGEHIAAWTYVGGSLGAIYAGDLLTLFLFWELMAVSSVFLIWFRGRPESLWTGYRYLLVHMAGGVILLAGILLHYQTTNSLAFIAFNVKQPTLATYFVMIGFILNAAVPPLHAWLPDAYGEATFNGSVFLCAFTTKTAVYALCRGLPGMEILVPLGVIMALYGVVYAVLENDSRRLLAYHIISQVGYMVAGTGLADLDTSFGRLALNGVCAHAFAHILYKGLLFMGCGSVLHMTGESRFTKLGGLYARMPWTLLFTLIGGLSISAFPFFSGFVSKSMIVAAGFESHKLWVGFALMLASAGTFLHTGLKVPYFIWFGKNNCSREVWNRAADPVWNMNAAMAITSGLCIFIGIYTPYLYNMLPFQPIEYQPYTSYHISETLQILLFTALGFFLLRDKLIPEPTISIDTDWLYRKGGQGFLWFAQKRVQLVDNIVGESYLRSGLIPLKIIAFHIGLFDNRIVDRIVDHVATSVLDVGNHLRMAQRGLLQENLIIALSGMVIVVVATLFFF